A stretch of the Filimonas lacunae genome encodes the following:
- a CDS encoding S66 peptidase family protein has translation MSVVPPYLKKGDTIGIVCPAGYMPADKLIKCIAALESWGYQVKLGNTPGNQFHYFAGTDEERLADLQEMLDDDNIKAVLCGRGGYGVSRIIDRVNWKRFKKNPKWIIGYSDITLLHAHVQTQLKTVSLHSPMGGAFNDAAEEDVYLQSLRVAICGGKLKYSCGGHAYNRTGKAEGQLIGGNLSLLVHMIGSASDYDTRGCILFIEDVGEYKYNVDRMMMQLKRAGKLDELAGLMVGSFSDMKDTVIPFGQETEDIIYDKVQDYDYPVCFGFPVGHVKENYALMVGAEHKLNVKEEEVKLKLL, from the coding sequence ATGTCAGTAGTTCCTCCTTATTTGAAGAAAGGCGATACGATTGGAATTGTGTGTCCTGCAGGTTATATGCCGGCAGACAAATTAATTAAGTGCATTGCAGCACTGGAAAGCTGGGGCTACCAGGTAAAGCTGGGTAACACACCGGGTAACCAGTTTCATTATTTTGCAGGTACGGATGAAGAGCGCCTGGCTGATTTGCAGGAGATGCTGGACGACGATAATATCAAAGCTGTTTTATGCGGCAGGGGCGGTTATGGCGTAAGCCGTATTATTGACCGGGTGAACTGGAAACGGTTTAAGAAAAATCCCAAATGGATTATTGGTTATAGCGATATCACTTTACTGCATGCACATGTGCAAACACAGTTAAAAACCGTGTCGCTGCATTCTCCTATGGGCGGAGCGTTTAACGATGCTGCGGAAGAGGATGTATACCTGCAATCGTTACGTGTTGCCATCTGCGGCGGAAAATTAAAATACAGCTGCGGTGGGCATGCCTATAACCGCACCGGCAAAGCCGAAGGGCAACTGATAGGGGGCAACCTGTCGCTATTGGTACACATGATCGGTTCTGCTTCTGATTATGATACCCGGGGCTGTATTCTTTTTATAGAAGATGTGGGTGAATACAAGTATAATGTAGACCGGATGATGATGCAGTTAAAACGTGCCGGCAAACTGGATGAGCTGGCTGGGTTAATGGTGGGTAGCTTTTCGGATATGAAAGATACGGTTATCCCGTTTGGCCAGGAAACAGAGGATATTATTTACGATAAGGTGCAGGACTATGATTACCCTGTATGCTTCGGCTTTCCGGTAGGCCATGTAAAGGAGAATTATGCCTTAATGGTGGGAGCTGAACATAAGCTGAATGTGAAAGAGGAGGAAGTGAAACTGAAATTGTTATAA
- a CDS encoding KUP/HAK/KT family potassium transporter, with protein sequence MGKQLNKVTLAGLVIALGIIYGDIGTSPLYVLNAIINGRVISEQLILGGLSCIIWTLTLQTTVKYVILTLKADNNGEGGIFSLYALVRRQKKWFVIPAMIGGAALLADGIITPPITVTSAIEGLRTISHFKDIEQSTIVYLVVGIFAIFFFMQQFGTLAIGKMFGPVMFIWFTMMAVLGLSHISDDIHILKAFSPHYAIELLTQYPKGFWLLGAVFLCTTGAEALYSDLGHCGRGNIRFSWGFVKACLILNYLGQGAWLLQHYNNTLVNDAVASQINNPFYAIMPYWFKIPGILIATGAAIIASQALISGSFTLIAEAMRLNLWPKMKVNYPTEEKGQVFIPGINTLLFIGCTGVVFFFQKSSNMEAAYGLAITLCMISTSLLFANYMVGHRVASVFIYVYLAVYFTIEISFLIANLEKFPHGGFVTLIIGGALFAVMYIWYRSRKIKNRYVEFVRLEHYLPMIQELSNDKSINKYATHLVYMTSANNPNEIEHKIIYSILNKKPKRADIYWFVHVDVLDDPYTCEYVVDHIIPNDIIRIEFRLGFRVEQKINLMLRKVVEDLVTNKEVNITSRYESLERNNVVGDFQFIVMEKFLSSDNELPFIEKVIMKLHFWLKEISLSEERGFGLDPSFVTVEKFPLIVSPTRSIQLQRIFTEQVDEGF encoded by the coding sequence GTGGGCAAGCAGTTAAACAAGGTTACTTTAGCAGGACTAGTTATAGCACTTGGAATTATTTACGGAGACATTGGCACCTCCCCACTTTACGTTCTCAACGCTATCATCAACGGCCGCGTAATAAGCGAACAACTGATATTGGGAGGATTATCCTGTATCATCTGGACGCTTACCCTGCAAACAACCGTTAAATACGTGATTTTAACCCTGAAAGCCGATAACAACGGCGAAGGGGGCATTTTTAGCCTGTACGCCCTCGTGCGCCGGCAAAAAAAGTGGTTTGTGATTCCCGCCATGATTGGGGGAGCAGCCCTTCTGGCCGATGGCATTATAACCCCTCCTATCACTGTTACCTCTGCTATTGAAGGCTTACGCACCATCAGCCACTTTAAAGACATTGAGCAAAGTACCATTGTGTACCTGGTGGTAGGCATTTTTGCCATCTTCTTTTTTATGCAACAGTTTGGTACACTGGCCATAGGCAAAATGTTTGGGCCGGTAATGTTTATATGGTTTACCATGATGGCGGTACTGGGATTGTCACATATATCAGACGACATTCATATCTTAAAAGCTTTCAGTCCCCATTACGCCATTGAGCTGCTTACCCAATACCCCAAAGGATTCTGGTTGCTGGGTGCGGTGTTTTTATGTACCACCGGGGCCGAAGCCCTCTATTCCGATCTGGGCCATTGCGGACGGGGCAACATTCGTTTTTCATGGGGCTTTGTAAAAGCCTGTTTAATATTGAACTACCTGGGCCAAGGCGCCTGGTTGTTACAACACTACAACAATACGCTGGTAAACGACGCGGTAGCATCCCAGATAAACAACCCTTTTTACGCCATTATGCCTTATTGGTTTAAAATACCAGGCATTTTAATAGCCACCGGCGCGGCCATTATTGCCAGCCAGGCATTAATATCCGGCTCGTTCACCCTCATTGCCGAAGCCATGCGCTTAAACCTGTGGCCTAAAATGAAAGTGAACTATCCTACTGAAGAGAAAGGACAAGTATTCATTCCCGGCATCAACACCCTGTTATTTATAGGTTGTACCGGCGTGGTGTTCTTCTTTCAAAAATCTTCCAACATGGAAGCCGCTTATGGCCTGGCAATTACCCTATGTATGATCAGCACCTCACTGCTGTTTGCCAATTATATGGTAGGGCATCGCGTAGCTTCTGTGTTTATTTACGTATACCTGGCCGTATATTTTACCATAGAAATATCCTTTTTAATAGCCAACCTCGAAAAATTCCCACACGGTGGTTTTGTAACCCTTATTATTGGGGGCGCTTTGTTTGCAGTAATGTACATCTGGTATCGTAGCCGTAAAATCAAAAACAGGTACGTGGAGTTTGTGCGACTGGAACATTACCTGCCTATGATCCAGGAGTTAAGCAACGATAAGTCTATTAACAAATATGCCACTCACCTGGTGTACATGACCAGTGCCAATAACCCTAACGAAATTGAGCATAAAATCATTTACTCGATACTCAACAAAAAACCCAAAAGGGCCGACATATACTGGTTTGTGCACGTAGATGTATTAGACGATCCCTATACCTGCGAGTATGTAGTAGACCATATTATCCCGAACGATATTATCCGTATTGAATTCAGGTTAGGTTTCCGTGTGGAACAAAAAATAAACCTAATGCTGCGTAAAGTAGTAGAAGACCTGGTAACCAATAAAGAGGTGAACATTACCAGCCGTTACGAAAGCCTGGAGCGCAACAATGTAGTGGGCGATTTCCAGTTTATAGTAATGGAGAAATTCCTGTCCAGCGATAACGAACTGCCTTTTATAGAAAAGGTGATTATGAAACTCCACTTCTGGCTGAAAGAAATAAGCTTGTCGGAAGAGCGTGGCTTTGGCTTAGATCCTAGTTTTGTAACAGTAGAGAAATTCCCGCTGATCGTTTCTCCAACCCGTAGCATACAGCTACAACGCATATTTACGGAGCAGGTAGACGAAGGCTTTTAA
- a CDS encoding LytR/AlgR family response regulator transcription factor, whose translation MNKPVNHICCLLLEDEEGARQMMQSIIQQQFPELVVYTATNLAEARSTFQQHQPQVLILDVNLPDGNSFELLTSLYNQGYQRFKIVFITAFADYAVQAFRFSALDFLLKPYTPQEFTGTISKVLDSIDEDDYRLRLETFFHNTTQPADGDKKIVLTTLEDIHIVKLSEILQAESDNNYTRFYFENGKELLVSQPLKTFEKKLDTQGFMRVHQSHLVNLHHITAYRKKTNQLVLKNNIAVPVSQNKKTNVMEYLGKLS comes from the coding sequence ATGAACAAACCGGTTAACCATATATGCTGTTTACTGTTAGAAGATGAGGAAGGCGCCCGCCAGATGATGCAAAGCATTATTCAGCAGCAGTTTCCTGAACTGGTGGTGTACACAGCTACCAACCTGGCAGAAGCGCGCAGCACCTTTCAGCAACACCAGCCACAGGTGCTGATACTGGATGTAAACCTGCCCGATGGCAACTCTTTTGAATTACTTACCTCTTTATACAACCAGGGATACCAGCGTTTTAAAATAGTGTTTATCACCGCTTTTGCCGATTATGCCGTGCAGGCTTTTCGCTTTAGTGCACTGGACTTTTTATTAAAACCTTATACCCCGCAGGAATTTACAGGTACCATTAGTAAAGTGCTGGACAGTATTGATGAAGATGATTACAGGTTACGCCTGGAAACCTTTTTTCACAATACCACCCAACCTGCCGATGGCGATAAAAAGATAGTGCTAACTACCCTGGAAGACATTCACATAGTAAAGCTGAGTGAGATATTACAAGCTGAATCGGACAACAATTATACCCGCTTTTATTTTGAAAACGGGAAAGAACTGCTGGTATCACAACCTTTAAAAACATTTGAGAAAAAGCTGGATACCCAGGGGTTTATGCGTGTGCATCAATCGCACCTGGTAAACCTGCACCATATTACCGCTTACCGTAAAAAAACCAACCAGCTGGTGCTGAAAAACAATATAGCCGTACCCGTTTCGCAGAATAAGAAAACAAACGTGATGGAATACCTGGGCAAATTATCATAA
- a CDS encoding S66 peptidase family protein: MNRKSFIQQAGLLLAASSLPTSFLWPQKKQATGWIIPSYLKKGDVVGITSPAGFIAEKDILSAVQQLTSWGFAVEVGKTIGTREGSLGGTDEARLADFQYMLNNRRIKAILCARGGYGIIRILDKIDFSSLRSHPKWIIGFSDITVLHWHIHQNYHVATLHSKMCNSFPDDWSKADAVQMATIQSIQQALTGEKMTYSAIPNLHNRLGKATGQLIGGNLRTIENLAGTRSDIEVAGKILFVEDVHEKLYNIDRMFWSLKRTGKLKQLKGLLIGGFSVDADLVPEEEFPKDIYAIVQEKVKPYTYPVCFDFPVGHQRNNFALKCGMQHRLTVTATAAELETLR; this comes from the coding sequence ATGAACAGGAAGTCATTTATTCAACAGGCAGGCTTGCTACTGGCGGCCAGCTCTTTGCCCACCTCTTTTTTATGGCCACAAAAGAAGCAGGCTACCGGGTGGATTATTCCTTCTTATTTAAAAAAAGGGGATGTGGTGGGCATTACCAGCCCTGCCGGGTTTATTGCTGAAAAAGATATTCTAAGTGCTGTGCAGCAACTCACCAGCTGGGGCTTTGCTGTGGAAGTAGGCAAAACCATTGGCACACGGGAGGGTAGTTTGGGCGGAACGGACGAAGCACGTTTGGCCGACTTTCAATATATGCTGAATAACAGGCGCATCAAAGCCATTTTATGCGCCCGGGGTGGCTATGGTATTATACGCATCCTCGATAAAATTGATTTTTCTTCTTTGCGTTCCCATCCTAAATGGATCATTGGATTTAGTGATATCACGGTGCTGCATTGGCATATTCACCAGAATTATCACGTGGCTACCCTGCATTCTAAAATGTGCAACAGCTTTCCGGACGATTGGAGTAAGGCAGATGCTGTTCAAATGGCTACCATTCAATCTATACAACAAGCGTTAACAGGCGAAAAAATGACTTACTCCGCTATTCCTAACCTGCACAACCGCCTGGGCAAAGCCACCGGGCAACTGATAGGGGGCAATTTGCGCACGATTGAAAACCTGGCGGGTACCCGGTCGGATATAGAGGTGGCGGGGAAAATTCTGTTTGTGGAAGATGTGCATGAGAAGTTGTATAATATAGACCGGATGTTCTGGAGCCTGAAACGTACCGGCAAACTGAAACAGTTGAAAGGATTGCTGATAGGCGGTTTTAGTGTGGATGCCGATCTGGTGCCGGAAGAGGAGTTTCCCAAAGATATTTATGCCATTGTACAGGAGAAGGTAAAACCCTATACCTACCCGGTATGCTTCGATTTTCCGGTAGGGCACCAGCGTAACAATTTTGCATTAAAATGTGGTATGCAGCACCGTTTAACGGTAACGGCTACGGCTGCTGAACTGGAAACCCTGCGGTAA
- a CDS encoding hydrogen peroxide-inducible genes activator produces the protein MTFTQLEYIVAVDMYRHFADAAQHCFVTQPTLSMQIHKLEEELGVKIFDRSKQPVLPTEAGIEIIEQSRRILSERNALTEMIDSRKGIVNGELKVGIIPTLAPYLLPLFVTSFTKKYPQVRLVVNELTTSNIVTRLKEGKIDAGILVTPLQEQGIKEDVLFYEELMAYVSKNNEAYKKSYVLAKDIDPDKLWLLEEGHCFRSQIINLCELRRSGKTAHFEYEAGSLETLRRMVDLNDGITILPELASLDMMGQQLKMIRHFKHPAPVREVSIVTHRDFVKRKLVEVLKQTILLSIPDKLRKNKKQQVVPVLDHLHA, from the coding sequence ATGACTTTTACCCAGCTGGAGTACATCGTAGCCGTAGATATGTATCGTCATTTTGCAGATGCAGCACAGCATTGTTTTGTTACACAACCTACGTTAAGCATGCAGATTCACAAGCTGGAAGAAGAACTGGGAGTTAAAATATTTGACCGTAGCAAGCAGCCTGTGCTGCCTACCGAAGCGGGCATTGAAATTATTGAGCAGTCGCGCCGCATTTTATCAGAAAGGAATGCGTTAACCGAAATGATCGATTCGCGCAAGGGTATTGTAAATGGTGAGTTGAAAGTAGGTATCATTCCCACCCTGGCGCCCTACCTGCTGCCTTTGTTTGTAACCAGTTTTACCAAAAAATATCCCCAGGTGCGGTTGGTGGTAAACGAGCTTACCACCAGCAATATTGTAACCAGGCTAAAGGAAGGTAAAATTGATGCCGGCATACTGGTAACCCCTTTACAGGAACAAGGGATTAAAGAAGATGTGTTGTTTTATGAGGAGCTGATGGCTTATGTGTCTAAAAACAACGAAGCCTACAAGAAAAGCTATGTATTGGCCAAAGATATAGATCCGGATAAGCTGTGGTTGCTGGAAGAGGGGCATTGTTTCCGCTCGCAGATCATAAATTTATGCGAATTACGAAGGTCGGGCAAAACTGCACATTTTGAGTATGAAGCGGGTAGTTTGGAAACCCTGCGCCGGATGGTAGATTTAAATGATGGCATTACTATTTTACCCGAACTGGCCAGCCTCGATATGATGGGGCAGCAACTGAAAATGATACGTCATTTTAAACATCCTGCACCAGTGCGCGAGGTGAGTATTGTAACCCATCGCGATTTTGTAAAGCGCAAGCTGGTAGAGGTGTTAAAGCAAACTATCCTGTTGAGTATTCCTGATAAACTGCGTAAGAATAAAAAACAACAGGTGGTTCCAGTACTGGACCACCTGCATGCATAA
- a CDS encoding helix-turn-helix domain-containing protein, which produces MATGDAVNIQFDQAYSFVNYSARHVFLTGKAGTGKTTFLRHVRDNTSKKMAIVAPTGVAAINAGGVTMHSFFHLPMGLYVPTEQSGWNASNAPITNQHTLFKNIRFNKDKIKLLNQLELLVIDEVSMLRADMLDAIDTILRHFRNNPRPFGGLQVLYIGDLFQLPPVTGREEWEIMKEHYRSPFFFDAHVIRQAFPVYIELQKVYRQRDPVFVNLLNNIRNNRCTPADLQLLQQHYNPAFVPAAEDNYIMLTTHNFKADAVNQQALQLLPGESHTFTAEITGEFSEKAFPAEKTLQLKAGAQIMFIKNDKGESRRYYNGKIGVIKRIDAEGIYIHFPGEPAEFLLETEKWKNIRYDYSEMEDKVKEEELGSFSQYPIRLAWAVTIHKSQGLTFDKAVIDAGASFAPGQVYVALSRLTSLQGLVLHSIIHPHHMYADDRVMPYIQQSQEGVNLAELLLASNGEFVKTSLVQCFNWSLVVTAWQDLYDSFATRQMAGKPEEVLFIQLQLRKLVLQQDTARKFCRQLEFLLATGKEDNYRQLQERTQSAAEYFEKLLTNDIITPLLSHIKDLAVKAKQKKYIDDLQSLWLTAMRKKETVQKAVQLTSGLVNNISTQQLLDILNAPSAIQGVVRKSGGGSEGAGADKKPSRLVTLEMFLEGQLIEDVAAARAITVTTAESHLLECIRMKELRATDMVSPEKIAVIEATLDELQATFSGPVKEKLGDDYSYTEIRAVIYDRQAAAITEE; this is translated from the coding sequence ATGGCTACAGGTGATGCTGTTAATATTCAGTTTGATCAGGCGTATTCGTTTGTGAATTATAGCGCCCGTCATGTTTTTTTAACCGGTAAGGCGGGAACCGGTAAAACCACTTTTTTGCGGCATGTGCGCGACAACACTTCCAAAAAAATGGCTATTGTGGCGCCCACGGGTGTAGCGGCCATTAATGCCGGTGGTGTTACCATGCACTCCTTTTTTCATTTGCCCATGGGTTTGTATGTGCCTACGGAGCAAAGCGGCTGGAATGCTTCTAACGCGCCCATCACCAACCAACACACCCTGTTTAAGAACATCCGTTTTAACAAGGATAAAATTAAGCTGCTGAACCAGCTGGAACTGCTGGTAATTGATGAGGTATCTATGCTCAGGGCCGATATGCTGGATGCCATTGATACTATCCTGCGTCATTTTAGAAATAATCCGCGACCTTTTGGCGGTTTGCAGGTGCTGTATATTGGCGACCTGTTTCAGCTGCCCCCGGTAACGGGAAGGGAAGAATGGGAGATTATGAAAGAGCATTACCGCAGTCCCTTTTTCTTTGATGCGCATGTAATACGGCAGGCCTTTCCTGTATATATAGAATTGCAGAAAGTATACCGCCAGCGCGATCCGGTGTTTGTAAACCTGTTAAACAATATCCGCAACAACCGTTGTACACCGGCCGATCTGCAATTGCTGCAACAGCATTATAATCCGGCTTTTGTGCCTGCTGCGGAAGACAACTATATTATGCTTACCACGCATAATTTTAAAGCGGATGCTGTAAATCAGCAAGCCTTACAGCTACTGCCGGGCGAGTCACATACTTTCACTGCTGAAATAACCGGCGAGTTTTCGGAAAAGGCTTTTCCTGCCGAAAAAACATTGCAGCTGAAAGCAGGTGCACAAATTATGTTCATTAAAAATGACAAGGGCGAAAGCAGGCGTTACTATAATGGAAAAATTGGTGTGATAAAACGTATTGATGCGGAGGGTATTTACATTCATTTCCCCGGTGAGCCTGCTGAGTTTTTACTGGAAACGGAGAAGTGGAAGAATATACGTTACGATTATAGCGAGATGGAAGATAAGGTGAAGGAAGAGGAGTTGGGTAGTTTCTCGCAATACCCTATCCGTTTGGCCTGGGCGGTTACCATTCATAAAAGCCAGGGGCTAACGTTTGATAAAGCGGTGATCGATGCAGGCGCTTCTTTTGCACCCGGACAGGTATATGTGGCATTAAGCCGTTTAACCTCGCTGCAAGGGTTGGTGTTGCATTCTATTATTCATCCGCATCATATGTATGCCGATGACCGGGTGATGCCTTATATACAACAGAGTCAGGAAGGCGTAAACCTGGCCGAACTGCTGCTGGCTTCCAATGGCGAGTTTGTGAAAACATCGCTGGTGCAATGCTTTAACTGGAGCCTGGTGGTTACTGCCTGGCAGGATTTGTACGACAGCTTTGCCACCCGCCAAATGGCAGGTAAGCCCGAAGAGGTGTTGTTTATTCAGCTACAACTACGAAAGCTGGTATTGCAGCAGGATACTGCCCGCAAGTTTTGCCGCCAGCTGGAATTTCTGCTGGCTACGGGAAAGGAAGATAATTACAGGCAACTACAGGAACGCACACAATCGGCAGCGGAATATTTTGAAAAGCTGTTAACCAATGATATCATTACACCTTTGTTGTCGCATATTAAAGATCTGGCAGTAAAAGCGAAGCAAAAGAAATATATAGATGACTTGCAGAGTTTGTGGCTAACTGCTATGCGCAAAAAAGAAACGGTGCAAAAAGCAGTGCAGCTTACATCAGGTCTGGTAAATAATATCTCTACCCAGCAATTGCTGGATATATTAAATGCGCCCTCAGCTATACAAGGCGTGGTGCGTAAAAGTGGTGGTGGTAGCGAAGGCGCAGGTGCTGATAAAAAGCCCAGCAGGCTTGTTACGCTGGAAATGTTTTTGGAAGGCCAGCTGATAGAAGATGTGGCAGCAGCCCGGGCTATTACGGTTACTACGGCGGAATCGCATTTGCTGGAATGTATACGCATGAAAGAACTGCGGGCCACTGATATGGTCAGCCCAGAAAAAATAGCCGTAATTGAAGCGACGCTGGATGAATTGCAGGCCACTTTTTCGGGTCCGGTAAAAGAAAAACTGGGAGATGATTATTCCTATACCGAAATACGGGCAGTTATTTACGACAGACAGGCAGCAGCTATTACAGAGGAATAA
- a CDS encoding protein-disulfide reductase DsbD domain-containing protein, with translation MKKTIALFSLLLVLTAGVKAQISDPVKWTFTAKKKAANTYEVVISAVFAKPWHVYSQTTPDGGPIPTKITFKKNPLVTVDGKVKEVGTMKVSHDENFGVDVKYYSEKVDFVQVVKVKGNVKTSVAGIVDYMTCDDSQCLPPTKKEFSIQLQ, from the coding sequence ATGAAAAAAACTATTGCTTTATTCTCTTTATTGCTGGTGTTGACTGCCGGAGTGAAAGCGCAAATCAGTGATCCTGTAAAATGGACTTTTACCGCTAAAAAGAAAGCTGCTAACACTTACGAAGTGGTAATCAGCGCTGTATTTGCCAAACCATGGCACGTGTATTCCCAAACAACCCCTGATGGCGGCCCTATTCCTACTAAAATCACCTTTAAGAAAAATCCACTGGTAACAGTAGATGGCAAAGTGAAAGAAGTAGGTACCATGAAAGTGAGCCACGACGAAAACTTTGGCGTTGATGTAAAATACTACAGCGAGAAAGTTGATTTTGTGCAGGTAGTGAAAGTAAAAGGAAATGTAAAAACCAGCGTTGCAGGTATCGTAGATTACATGACTTGCGATGATAGCCAGTGTTTACCACCTACCAAAAAAGAGTTCAGTATCCAATTACAGTAA
- a CDS encoding tetratricopeptide repeat-containing sensor histidine kinase translates to MNKLLLFLQKCLVCVCILSAPVTYAQPSATDTTSTSDARSRQTLAQADTFITKGKPDSAIQLLQQYMATAGNTIGKYSLQKAHLGLGKAYLLREQFDESLQHYLTSLSYNKLDSTNKETADAYIGMGVVYSRLRNFPQAEAYLQKALSILQQPDKDRLKALVNLAGVYMEAGNQQHILPTHQEALALAAHLKAAMVSAVLYTNLSNYYLKNSNWTQAISTAQQSMHIRDSLKKPLSVITLNNLGYALVQSGNIPAGVSYYQQALPTATLNEKKQLLYNLANAMNAAGNYQQAVQYFQQYDTVKDSIAKKQYEQKVAELTTTYETAQKQQRINTLEAENKARKKQIIQLAIGAILLLTLLAGIVYLRFKNLRVKQLLEQSRMKRQLLQVQLNPHFLFNALNHIQQYIYKNDAANSMTYLASFSRLMRLILENSEKEYTTLEEELEMLRHYITLQQSGTPTFDFELQVSPELATDSIDIPIMLLQPFVENAIIHGVKKRENGKLLLRAEAQPPFLHITIADNGTGIQLATDHAPNSLHRSMGSTIVNQRIAEFNKTNLFKIRLQIEPTSNTTTYPGTTVHLYIPVKANEP, encoded by the coding sequence TTGAACAAGTTGCTGCTCTTCTTACAAAAATGCCTGGTATGTGTATGTATACTCAGTGCACCTGTTACATACGCCCAACCCTCTGCCACAGATACCACTTCTACCTCTGATGCCAGAAGCCGGCAAACATTAGCACAGGCCGATACTTTCATTACCAAAGGCAAGCCCGATTCGGCTATTCAGTTGCTACAACAATATATGGCTACCGCTGGCAACACAATTGGTAAATACTCCCTGCAAAAAGCCCACCTGGGCTTGGGTAAAGCCTATTTATTGCGTGAGCAGTTTGATGAATCGCTACAACACTATTTAACCAGCCTTAGCTACAATAAACTGGACAGCACCAATAAAGAAACAGCCGATGCCTACATAGGTATGGGCGTTGTATACTCCCGCCTGCGCAACTTTCCACAGGCGGAAGCCTACTTACAAAAAGCACTGAGTATTTTACAGCAGCCGGATAAAGACCGCTTAAAGGCCCTGGTAAACCTGGCAGGTGTGTATATGGAAGCCGGCAACCAGCAACACATATTACCCACCCACCAGGAAGCACTGGCACTGGCCGCCCACCTGAAAGCTGCGATGGTAAGTGCAGTTTTATACACCAACCTCAGTAATTACTATCTAAAGAATAGCAACTGGACGCAAGCTATCAGCACTGCACAGCAAAGCATGCACATACGCGATTCGCTGAAAAAACCGTTGTCTGTTATCACCCTCAATAACCTAGGCTATGCCCTGGTGCAATCCGGCAACATTCCGGCAGGCGTCAGCTATTATCAACAGGCCTTGCCCACCGCCACCCTCAACGAAAAAAAGCAATTGTTATATAACCTGGCCAATGCCATGAACGCTGCCGGCAATTATCAGCAGGCAGTGCAATACTTTCAGCAATACGATACCGTAAAAGACTCTATTGCTAAAAAGCAATACGAACAAAAAGTAGCCGAACTCACTACCACCTACGAAACCGCTCAAAAACAACAGCGCATTAACACACTGGAAGCGGAAAACAAAGCCCGGAAAAAGCAGATCATCCAGCTGGCTATAGGCGCTATTCTATTACTCACATTGCTGGCAGGCATTGTATATCTGCGTTTCAAAAACCTGCGCGTAAAGCAGTTGCTGGAGCAGTCACGCATGAAACGCCAATTATTACAGGTGCAGTTAAACCCACACTTTCTGTTTAACGCGCTCAACCATATACAGCAATATATTTATAAGAATGACGCAGCCAATTCTATGACTTACCTGGCCAGCTTTAGCAGGCTCATGCGCCTGATACTGGAAAACTCGGAAAAAGAATACACCACCTTGGAAGAAGAATTGGAAATGCTGCGGCACTATATTACCCTGCAACAATCCGGCACACCCACTTTTGACTTTGAGTTGCAGGTAAGTCCTGAGCTAGCAACAGACAGCATAGACATTCCTATTATGCTGCTACAGCCTTTTGTAGAAAATGCGATTATACATGGGGTTAAAAAACGGGAAAACGGCAAATTGTTATTGCGTGCCGAAGCCCAGCCACCGTTTTTGCACATTACTATAGCAGACAACGGAACAGGTATACAGCTTGCTACAGACCACGCACCCAATTCCCTGCACCGTTCCATGGGTAGCACCATTGTAAACCAGCGCATAGCAGAATTCAACAAAACCAATCTGTTTAAAATAAGATTACAAATAGAACCCACCAGTAACACCACCACTTATCCTGGCACAACAGTACATTTGTATATACCTGTTAAAGCCAACGAGCCATAA